One Anabas testudineus chromosome 15, fAnaTes1.2, whole genome shotgun sequence genomic window carries:
- the znhit2 gene encoding zinc finger HIT domain-containing protein 2 — MNPLIRRRLPPSVRSLLTDIGPKEEWTDTEADTVTRDGIILPSKGAACEQDEFLTPAKIREAEATDDGSNARRSAICMLCKSKPSFYTCPRCNLHYCGLTCYRSPDHSVCSEEFYKESVLQELRNMGKTESDGKKKMQEILLGLKEKAERTEGGMESLLKEAGIVSDDKDTGEQEEQKKVQLVDLLSRLAKLQQSEEASETEIKDILSKLEEIGGCELPGIEDPEDVEEQLDLADRLSGLDIDKLSEDDLWELLNSKEKENFMGLMKSGALSRLVPLWKPWWEEHEDGGQSLVEVLDEEVSKLEMENSTTMDEQDVDSKVNTSQEVVQKQSQQATTLTIIKGKCTKKTIKGKVSCVPPISAKIPKLSSLCPNPSPLVCYGLVSALYGYTFTLSFLNGDTESMMFEFCDMILDLSEALNSSRVFSSVQEALDCGETLILSGGYLDKEDPLASARAVEAVAHLLTGRDRKDATGYCLAALSQLRSVLCQARTALSKEGEDGAKRKKYFLASKKCEFFQAWVLDNTHQIRRVAIELWNEHSRKESARSSMNKAKTVVEENLKKRKNKGNNTLIEELS; from the coding sequence ATGAATCCGTTAATTAGACGGAGACTTCCTCCGTCTGTGCGGAGTCTACTGACAGACATCGGTCCAAAGGAGGAGTGGACTGACACCGAGGCCGACACAGTGACCAGAGATGGCATTATCCTCCCGTCTAAAGGAGCTGCTTGTGAACAAGACGAGTTTCTCACACCAGCCAAAATACGAGAGGCGGAGGCTACAGATGATGGGAGCAATGCCAGAAGGAGTGCAATCTGCATGTTGTGTAAAAGTAAACCCTCTTTCTACACCTGTCCTCGGTGTAACCTGCATTATTGTGGTTTGACTTGCTACCGGAGCCCAGATCACTCAGTGTGCTCTGAAGAGTTTTACAAGGAATCTGTCCTACAGGAGCTGAGGAATATGGggaaaacagaaagtgatgggaaaaagaaaatgcaggaGATTCTCTTGGGACttaaagaaaaggcagaaaggACAGAAGGTGGAATGGAAAGTTTGTTAAAAGAAGCAGGCATTGTGTCAGATGACAAGGACACAGGAGAacaagaggagcagaagaaggtgCAGCTTGTGGACCTCTTGTCCAGGTTAGCAAAGCTCCAACAGTCTGAAGAAGCGAGTGAAACAGAGATTAAGGATATTTTGAGTAAACTTGAAGAGATTGGAGGTTGTGAGCTACCTGGCATAGAGGACCCTGAAGATGTAGAAGAACAGCTAGACTTGGCAGATCGCCTCTCAGGTCTGGATATTGACAAACTTTCAGAAGATGATCTGTGGGAACTTCTCAACAGTAAAGAGAAGGAGAATTTCATGGGTCTGATGAAAAGTGGAGCTCTTTCCAGGCTGGTTCCTTTGTGGAAGCCATGGTGGGAGGAGCACGAAGATGGAGGGCAGTCACTAGTGGAGGTGCTTGATGAGGAAGTAAGCAAACTGGAGATGGAAAATTCAACAACTATGGATGAACAGGATGTTGATAGTAAGGTGAACACATCACAAGAAGTGGTTCAGAAACAGAGCCAACAAGCTACAACGTTAACAATTATTAAAGGAaaatgcacaaagaaaacaatcaaaggAAAAGTTTCCTGTGTGCCGCCAATTTCTGCAAAAATTCCAAAGTTGAGCTCCTTATGCCCAAATCCATCTCCCCTGGTTTGTTATGGTTTGGTCAGTGCACTTTATGGCTACACCTTCACGCTGTCCTTCTTAAACGGAGACACTGAGTCAATGATGTTTGAGTTCTGTGACATGATACTTGATCTGTCTGAGGCACTAAACTCTAGCAGGGTGTTCAGCTCCGTCCAAGAGGCCCTAGACTGCGGAGAAACTCTCATTTTGAGTGGAGGGTACCTTGACAAGGAGGATCCTTTGGCCTCAGCGAGGGCAGTGGAAGCTGTGGCTCACCTGTTGActggcagagacagaaaggatGCTACAGGATACTGCTTGGCAGCATTGAGTCAGCTTCGCTCTGTGCTCTGCCAGGCCAGAACAGCCCTGTcaaaagagggagaggatggggcaaagagaaagaaatacttCCTGGCAAGCAAGAAGTGTGAATTCTTTCAAGCCTGGGTGTTGGACAATACACACCAGATTCGTAGAGTAGCTATTGAGTTGTGGAACGAGCATAGTAGAAAAGAGAGTGCAAGGAGCAGCATGAATAAAGCAAAGACAGTAGTTGAGGAGAACttgaagaaaaggaagaacaaaGGGAATAATACATTGATTGAAGAACTAAGCTAA